Proteins encoded by one window of Modestobacter marinus:
- a CDS encoding alpha/beta fold hydrolase, whose translation MTEDIRLSARTLGDTGPRVVFVHGLFGQGRNWTTIAKALAADGHRVTLLDLPNHGHSPWTDRVDYGDMAEYVGAELALLGEPVTLVGHSMGGKVAMQLALRRPELLRALVVVDIAPTDYPESGGRTEDPDEEASPFAAFITAMQGMDLDELETREDADQALRAAVPSTMVRSFLLQSLVRDGVGEGDGWRWRLNLETLARDLGELRRFPDPPPGASYEGPVLWIAGANSTYVLDDDRPRMDELFPTTRLVRVKNAGHWVHSEQPEVFLETVRRFLAQVEG comes from the coding sequence ATGACCGAGGACATCCGCCTGTCGGCCCGCACGCTCGGGGACACCGGGCCCCGCGTCGTCTTCGTGCACGGCCTGTTCGGCCAGGGCCGCAACTGGACGACGATCGCCAAGGCGCTGGCCGCCGACGGCCACCGGGTCACCCTGCTCGACCTGCCCAACCACGGGCACTCGCCGTGGACCGACCGGGTGGACTACGGCGACATGGCCGAGTACGTCGGCGCCGAGCTGGCCCTGCTGGGCGAGCCGGTGACGCTGGTCGGGCACTCGATGGGCGGCAAGGTCGCGATGCAGCTGGCGCTGCGCCGCCCCGAGCTGCTGCGCGCCCTCGTCGTCGTCGACATCGCCCCGACCGACTACCCCGAGTCCGGCGGTCGCACCGAGGACCCCGACGAGGAGGCCTCCCCGTTCGCCGCGTTCATCACCGCCATGCAGGGCATGGACCTCGATGAGCTGGAGACCCGGGAGGACGCCGACCAGGCGCTGCGCGCCGCCGTCCCGAGCACGATGGTGCGGTCGTTCCTGCTGCAGAGCCTGGTCCGGGACGGCGTCGGGGAGGGCGACGGCTGGCGCTGGCGGCTGAACCTGGAGACCCTGGCCCGCGACCTGGGCGAGCTGCGCCGCTTCCCCGACCCCCCGCCGGGAGCCAGCTACGAGGGGCCGGTGCTCTGGATCGCCGGCGCGAACTCCACCTACGTGCTGGACGACGACCGGCCGCGGATGGACGAGTTGTTCCCGACGACCCGGCTGGTGCGGGTGAAGAACGCCGGGCACTGGGTGCACTCCGAGCAGCCCGAGGTGTTCCTGGAGACCGTGCGCCGGTTCCTGGCCCAGGTCGAGGGATGA
- a CDS encoding helicase yields MPGRRRRSSSSTRSTARTTTTATRKAPAKAAPKRATATKAAPKRAAPKAGAELPVAGPGERVWVLAVPFRAPAPGASWHAGLSAHVYVGATLPAALAPYDPPPYSLERFLEDELNAEPRPVPAGRPMSPRPEQVTGAAVIAAHEAAGGRMFLLGDDPGVGKTGTAVLAVGRIAARRPVRTVLVVADRPAAITVPHWARSIAAFGDSGLRWCVTTWDRLGKVAGLTKATGQRFDVVVADEAHMVRHTTTQRWKHWRSVSGAGRVKDAPYVLLATATPAHTPLELPYLAPHFAAVHGEPLKDWTDLPGRLAAHGFHVERARYGWSWTEDAEERRADLARLRSWLADTEPPATLHRPAPWGPVSVTGTPVELTPAERAQYEAEWSEFRAEMQLARRKRETARGRAALLRFRQKAGLIRAQATVDWVKAQVEADRQVAVSVEFVETAADPIREALLDGGVAVASIYGRDRFDVEAERLRFQTGEAPVCVFTVTASISLHAGEVLPGGRTASTTPRVGLFHQPRFSGIAARQVTGRTHRDHQVSPWRVAFAFAQETVEEDVARVMVERLAVTGSTAGGDTAGLQQIAELLDADWLPAISLTGSD; encoded by the coding sequence GTGCCCGGACGCCGACGGCGCTCCTCCAGCTCGACCCGCAGCACCGCCCGCACGACCACGACGGCGACCCGCAAGGCTCCGGCGAAGGCAGCTCCGAAGAGGGCCACCGCCACGAAGGCCGCTCCGAAGCGGGCCGCGCCGAAGGCCGGCGCCGAGCTGCCGGTCGCCGGTCCGGGGGAACGGGTCTGGGTGCTCGCCGTCCCGTTCCGCGCGCCGGCGCCGGGGGCCAGCTGGCACGCCGGCCTGTCCGCCCACGTGTACGTGGGCGCCACCCTCCCCGCGGCGCTGGCGCCCTACGACCCACCGCCGTACAGCCTGGAGCGGTTCCTCGAGGACGAGCTGAACGCCGAGCCGCGCCCGGTGCCGGCGGGCCGGCCGATGTCACCGCGGCCGGAGCAGGTCACCGGGGCAGCGGTCATCGCGGCGCACGAGGCGGCCGGCGGGCGGATGTTCCTGCTCGGCGACGACCCGGGCGTGGGCAAGACGGGCACCGCCGTCCTGGCGGTCGGCCGGATCGCAGCCCGGCGACCGGTCCGCACCGTGCTCGTGGTCGCCGACCGGCCGGCGGCGATCACCGTGCCGCACTGGGCGAGGTCGATCGCGGCCTTCGGCGACAGCGGGCTGCGCTGGTGCGTGACCACCTGGGACCGGCTGGGCAAGGTCGCCGGGCTCACGAAGGCCACCGGGCAGCGGTTCGACGTCGTCGTCGCCGACGAGGCGCACATGGTCCGGCACACCACCACGCAGCGGTGGAAGCACTGGCGTTCGGTGTCCGGCGCCGGCCGGGTCAAGGACGCGCCCTACGTGCTGCTGGCCACCGCGACCCCGGCGCACACCCCACTGGAGCTGCCCTACCTCGCCCCGCACTTCGCCGCCGTGCACGGCGAGCCGCTCAAGGACTGGACCGACCTCCCCGGCCGGCTCGCGGCGCACGGGTTCCACGTGGAACGTGCCCGCTACGGCTGGAGCTGGACCGAGGACGCCGAGGAGCGCCGGGCCGACCTGGCCCGGCTGCGGAGCTGGCTGGCCGACACCGAGCCGCCGGCCACGCTGCACCGCCCCGCCCCCTGGGGGCCGGTGTCGGTCACCGGCACCCCGGTCGAGCTGACCCCGGCCGAGCGGGCCCAGTACGAGGCGGAGTGGTCGGAGTTCCGCGCGGAGATGCAGCTCGCCCGGCGGAAGCGCGAGACCGCCCGCGGCCGGGCCGCGCTGCTGCGGTTCCGGCAGAAGGCCGGGCTGATCCGGGCGCAGGCCACCGTCGACTGGGTGAAGGCCCAGGTCGAGGCCGACCGGCAAGTGGCGGTGTCGGTCGAGTTCGTCGAGACCGCGGCCGACCCGATCCGGGAGGCCCTGCTGGACGGCGGGGTGGCCGTCGCCTCGATCTACGGCCGGGACCGTTTCGACGTCGAGGCCGAGCGGCTGCGCTTCCAGACCGGGGAGGCGCCGGTGTGCGTCTTCACCGTGACCGCCTCGATCAGCCTGCACGCCGGGGAGGTGCTGCCCGGCGGGCGCACCGCGTCGACCACGCCCCGGGTCGGGCTGTTCCACCAGCCGCGGTTCTCCGGGATCGCCGCCCGGCAGGTCACGGGCCGCACGCACCGCGACCACCAGGTCTCGCCGTGGCGGGTCGCGTTCGCGTTCGCGCAGGAAACCGTGGAGGAGGACGTCGCGCGGGTGATGGTGGAGCGGCTGGCGGTCACCGGCTCGACCGCCGGTGGCGACACCGCCGGGCTGCAGCAGATCGCCGAGCTGCTCGACGCCGACTGGCTGCCCGCGATCTCCCTGACCGGTTCGGACTAG
- a CDS encoding LamG-like jellyroll fold domain-containing protein, translating into MTATRSVSRAAAWRRGRSALVLSSLARALLGTLALLLAVSVAPTVVGWETTVVLSGSMEPGVSPGDVAVVRPVPIADLAVGDVLLVDDPDAPGRLRLHRLVAVEDGGLRLQGDANPTPDPQLVDPSTVHGVGALRLPALGLPVLWAAEGRALPLAGGAALLALVVALALAHRTAEDDDGPATGSGWWGARLAVPAVAVGLAALLGPLPGTSAVGAVFTATTANDANSWASVRYYTCTSAGASAPGYLALQETAGPVAVNSGLYAGAVDGYYSSSGITYRVPGPACGGDGKGVRLDGGSGHVYSTTALANPQTFSVQVWFATTTRDGGKLIGFGNGTRGAASTQYDRHVYMTDSGTLTFGVYDGSPVTTTSPGSYNDGAWHQMTATFSPGTGLRLYVDGALVASRRDATAAEPFTGYWRVGYDTISSAWPGAPRSAFFAGSVAHVSVYTSVLSDADVAAQYRAAG; encoded by the coding sequence ATGACCGCCACCCGTTCCGTGTCCCGAGCTGCCGCCTGGCGCCGCGGCAGGTCCGCGCTGGTGCTCAGCAGCCTCGCCCGGGCGCTGCTCGGCACCCTGGCGCTGCTGCTCGCCGTCTCGGTCGCACCCACGGTCGTCGGCTGGGAGACCACCGTCGTCCTCTCCGGCTCGATGGAGCCCGGCGTCTCCCCCGGGGACGTCGCCGTCGTCCGGCCGGTCCCCATCGCCGACCTCGCCGTCGGGGACGTGCTCCTCGTCGACGACCCCGACGCACCCGGCCGGCTGCGGCTGCACCGGCTGGTCGCCGTCGAGGACGGCGGACTCCGGCTGCAGGGTGACGCCAACCCCACGCCGGACCCCCAGCTCGTCGACCCGTCCACCGTGCACGGCGTCGGCGCGCTCCGGCTGCCGGCGCTGGGCCTGCCCGTGCTGTGGGCGGCGGAGGGGCGGGCGCTCCCCCTCGCCGGCGGTGCCGCCCTGCTCGCCCTGGTCGTCGCCCTCGCGCTCGCCCACCGCACGGCCGAGGACGACGACGGGCCGGCGACCGGCAGCGGGTGGTGGGGCGCGCGTCTCGCCGTCCCGGCCGTGGCCGTCGGCCTCGCCGCCCTGCTCGGCCCCCTGCCCGGCACCTCGGCGGTGGGCGCCGTCTTCACCGCGACCACCGCGAACGACGCCAACTCCTGGGCCTCGGTCCGCTACTACACGTGCACCTCGGCCGGCGCGAGCGCGCCCGGGTACCTGGCACTGCAGGAGACCGCCGGGCCGGTCGCGGTGAACAGCGGGCTCTACGCCGGGGCGGTCGACGGGTACTACAGCAGCAGCGGGATCACCTACCGGGTCCCCGGCCCGGCCTGCGGGGGCGACGGCAAGGGGGTCCGGCTCGACGGCGGGTCCGGCCACGTCTACTCGACGACCGCACTGGCGAACCCGCAGACCTTCAGCGTCCAGGTCTGGTTCGCCACCACCACCCGGGACGGCGGCAAGCTCATCGGCTTCGGCAACGGCACCCGGGGCGCCGCCTCCACCCAGTACGACCGGCACGTCTACATGACCGACTCCGGCACGCTCACCTTCGGCGTCTACGACGGGTCGCCGGTGACGACGACGTCGCCCGGCAGCTACAACGACGGCGCCTGGCACCAGATGACGGCCACGTTCTCCCCGGGCACCGGGCTGCGGCTCTACGTGGACGGCGCCCTGGTGGCGAGCCGCCGGGACGCGACCGCGGCCGAGCCGTTCACCGGCTACTGGCGGGTCGGCTACGACACGATCAGCAGCGCGTGGCCCGGGGCGCCGCGGAGCGCGTTCTTCGCCGGGTCGGTGGCGCACGTCAGCGTCTACACCAGCGTGCTGTCGGACGCCGACGTCGCCGCGCAGTACCGCGCCGCCGGCTGA
- the bluB gene encoding 5,6-dimethylbenzimidazole synthase: MTWPRPVPLIGDGTAATERAADPTGWALPEADRAGLYRAVEARRDVRRYRPDPVPDEVLTRVLTAAHQAPSVGHSQPWRFVVVRDAGTRDTAAVLTDRERLRQAAQLDPDAAARLLDLQLAGVREAPLGVVVCCDRRAPAAGVLGRATFPDADLWSCATAIQNLWLAARAEGLGVGWVTLFRPEELAALLGLPDGVVTLGWLCLGWPDERPPAPGLERAAWSRRQPLSDVVLHDRWPAEDVAPPPSRLRAPEPAAVVAARDGADRLLTPPGSLGVLDGAVARAVALGRGDLTGGVLLLAAADHPVTVHGVSAYPPSATRDVVIAAVAGVAMGATAARAAGLGVVVVDAGVTGPAVPGAVATRPADARGDLVTGPAMTAADTAALLASGRALGAEHGRAGLVALGEVGVGNTTVAAALAGALLHVEPAELAGLGSGADAAMVERKRAVVAAALARAGTDLDPVTALAELGGPELAVLAGVVLGAAEAGAVVVLDGFATAVAALVAVLLEPAAQSALVAGQRSRERGCDAVLQALGCEPLLDLRLRAGEGVGAVLAGGLLLQGLRMRRETARVDR, translated from the coding sequence ATGACGTGGCCCCGGCCGGTGCCGCTGATCGGCGACGGCACCGCGGCCACCGAGCGCGCCGCCGACCCCACCGGCTGGGCGCTCCCCGAGGCCGACCGGGCGGGGCTGTACCGGGCGGTCGAGGCCCGCCGCGACGTCCGGCGCTACCGCCCGGACCCGGTGCCCGACGAGGTGCTCACCCGGGTGCTCACCGCCGCGCACCAGGCGCCGTCGGTGGGGCACAGTCAGCCCTGGCGGTTCGTCGTCGTCCGCGACGCCGGCACCCGGGACACTGCCGCCGTCCTCACCGACCGGGAGCGGCTGCGCCAGGCCGCGCAGCTCGACCCGGACGCTGCGGCCCGGCTGCTGGACCTGCAGCTGGCCGGCGTGCGGGAGGCGCCGCTGGGCGTCGTCGTCTGCTGCGACCGGCGGGCGCCGGCGGCCGGGGTGCTCGGCCGGGCCACCTTCCCCGACGCCGACCTGTGGAGCTGCGCCACCGCGATCCAGAACCTGTGGCTGGCCGCCCGGGCGGAGGGCCTGGGCGTCGGCTGGGTGACCCTGTTCCGCCCCGAGGAGCTCGCTGCGCTGCTCGGCCTGCCCGACGGCGTCGTCACCCTCGGCTGGCTGTGCCTGGGCTGGCCGGACGAGCGCCCGCCGGCCCCCGGCCTGGAGCGGGCCGCGTGGTCGCGCCGGCAGCCGCTGTCCGACGTCGTCCTGCACGACCGGTGGCCGGCCGAGGACGTCGCACCTCCTCCCTCCCGCCTGCGCGCCCCCGAGCCGGCCGCGGTGGTCGCGGCCCGCGACGGCGCCGACCGGCTGCTGACCCCGCCGGGGTCGCTGGGGGTGCTGGACGGCGCGGTCGCCCGAGCCGTGGCGTTGGGCCGGGGTGACCTGACCGGTGGTGTGCTGCTGCTCGCCGCCGCCGACCACCCGGTCACCGTGCACGGCGTCTCGGCCTACCCCCCCTCGGCCACCCGGGACGTCGTCATCGCCGCGGTCGCCGGGGTGGCGATGGGTGCCACGGCTGCCCGCGCGGCGGGGCTGGGCGTGGTCGTGGTGGACGCCGGGGTGACCGGGCCGGCGGTGCCCGGTGCGGTCGCGACCCGGCCGGCCGACGCCCGCGGCGACCTGGTGACCGGGCCGGCGATGACGGCGGCGGACACCGCGGCGCTGCTGGCGTCCGGCCGGGCGCTGGGCGCCGAGCACGGCCGGGCGGGGCTGGTCGCCCTTGGCGAGGTCGGGGTCGGCAACACCACGGTCGCCGCCGCGCTGGCCGGCGCACTGTTGCACGTGGAACCAGCCGAGCTCGCCGGGCTCGGGTCCGGGGCGGACGCGGCGATGGTCGAGCGCAAGCGGGCCGTCGTGGCCGCGGCGCTCGCCCGGGCCGGCACCGACCTGGACCCGGTGACCGCGCTCGCCGAGCTGGGTGGCCCGGAGCTGGCGGTGCTCGCCGGGGTGGTGCTGGGGGCGGCGGAGGCTGGGGCGGTCGTCGTCCTGGACGGGTTCGCCACCGCGGTCGCCGCGCTGGTCGCCGTGCTGCTGGAGCCGGCGGCGCAATCGGCGCTGGTGGCCGGGCAGCGCAGCCGGGAACGCGGCTGCGACGCCGTCCTCCAGGCCCTCGGCTGTGAACCGCTGCTGGACCTGCGGCTGCGCGCCGGCGAGGGGGTCGGCGCGGTGCTCGCCGGCGGGCTGCTGCTGCAGGGCCTGCGGATGCGCCGGGAGACCGCCCGCGTCGATCGCTGA
- the thiM gene encoding hydroxyethylthiazole kinase encodes MDAIDLRAAGTALRDSAPLVHCLTNTVVQTITANALLAIGAAPAMVDDPAEAGEFAAVASAVLVNVGTVQQRTAEAMRLAARTASEVGTPWVLDPVAVGGLTFRTELAADLVELRPAVVRGNASEVLALAGAGKGGRGVESTDTPEAALEAAGELARRTGGIVAVSGPVDVVTDGDRVVRVGGGSPLLTRTTGAGCALGGVVAAYVATTGDRLTAVVAAHAHVALAAEAAAGLAAGPGTFAALWLDALDAVDGDALACADVRSA; translated from the coding sequence ATGGACGCCATCGACCTGCGCGCTGCCGGCACGGCGCTGCGCGACTCCGCACCCCTGGTGCACTGCCTGACCAACACGGTCGTGCAGACGATCACCGCCAACGCGCTGCTGGCGATCGGCGCCGCACCGGCCATGGTCGACGACCCGGCCGAGGCCGGTGAGTTCGCCGCCGTCGCCTCCGCGGTGCTGGTCAACGTGGGCACGGTGCAGCAGCGCACCGCCGAGGCGATGCGGCTCGCCGCCCGAACCGCCAGCGAGGTGGGCACGCCGTGGGTGCTGGACCCGGTGGCCGTCGGCGGGCTCACCTTCCGCACCGAGCTCGCCGCCGACCTGGTCGAGCTGCGCCCCGCCGTCGTCCGCGGCAACGCCTCCGAGGTGCTCGCCCTGGCCGGCGCCGGCAAGGGCGGCCGCGGCGTGGAGAGCACCGACACCCCGGAGGCCGCGCTCGAGGCGGCCGGGGAGCTGGCCCGCCGGACCGGCGGCATCGTCGCGGTCAGCGGTCCGGTCGACGTCGTCACCGACGGGGACCGGGTGGTCCGGGTGGGCGGCGGCTCCCCGCTGCTCACCCGGACCACCGGCGCCGGCTGCGCGCTGGGCGGCGTCGTCGCCGCCTACGTCGCCACCACCGGTGACCGGCTCACCGCCGTCGTCGCCGCGCACGCGCACGTGGCGCTGGCCGCCGAGGCCGCGGCCGGGCTCGCCGCCGGGCCGGGCACGTTCGCCGCGCTCTGGCTGGACGCGCTGGACGCGGTCGACGGCGACGCGCTCGCCTGCGCCGACGTCCGCAGCGCATGA
- the thiE gene encoding thiamine phosphate synthase: protein MRAGFDPRLYLVTDTLLCAPRSVPEVVAAAVSGGVTAVQVRDKTAGRRDLLALTRAVQEVLRPTPQVRLFVNDAVDVALLTGADGVHVGQDDLPAVDVRRLLGPDVLVGVSVGSTAELDDVLALPAGTADLVGLSPVWSTPTKPDAGAALELDGTSALAARARAGGLLSVAIGGISAATAAAVAGTGVDGICVVSDICAAADPAAAARTLRAAMAGELVAR from the coding sequence ATGAGGGCCGGCTTCGACCCGCGGCTGTACCTGGTCACCGACACGCTGCTCTGCGCGCCCCGGTCGGTGCCCGAGGTGGTCGCCGCCGCCGTCTCCGGCGGGGTGACCGCGGTGCAGGTGCGGGACAAGACCGCCGGCCGCCGCGACCTGCTCGCCCTCACCCGCGCGGTGCAGGAGGTGCTCCGGCCGACCCCGCAGGTCCGGCTGTTCGTCAACGACGCCGTGGACGTCGCCCTGCTCACCGGCGCCGACGGCGTGCACGTGGGCCAGGACGACCTGCCGGCCGTCGACGTCCGCAGGCTGCTGGGCCCCGACGTCCTGGTCGGCGTCTCCGTCGGCAGCACCGCCGAGCTGGACGACGTCCTCGCGCTGCCGGCGGGCACCGCCGACCTGGTCGGTCTCAGCCCGGTCTGGTCCACCCCGACCAAGCCGGACGCCGGCGCCGCCCTGGAACTCGACGGCACCAGCGCGCTGGCAGCCCGGGCCCGCGCCGGGGGGCTGCTGTCGGTGGCCATCGGCGGCATCTCCGCGGCGACGGCCGCCGCCGTGGCCGGCACCGGGGTCGACGGCATCTGCGTGGTCTCCGACATCTGCGCCGCCGCCGACCCGGCGGCCGCCGCGCGGACCCTGCGCGCCGCGATGGCCGGGGAGCTGGTGGCCCGATGA
- a CDS encoding HNH endonuclease signature motif containing protein, protein MGAVVAVRDVSGPDVAERGSVGRSIEELAREIRSGAVRLAAATAAWLRLVAEFDAREGWGEVGVKSCAHWLAWKCGMGPGAAREHVRVARALGALPVTAEAFAAGRLSYSKVRAITRVADAGTEVELVELARHATASQVERVVRAWRRSDAVDEELVAEKRSFQWHWDADGMLVLQVRMDGEAGAALLAAVESLAERDARRERAAATRAAAADCPADPGTPPRERMSARRCRVLAQLAEVAADTGRRAGDPPRREVVVHVDADVLATDAAAGRAHLEGGPALSPAQVRRMACEASLTVIVEREGRPLAMGRRRRLATAAQRRALLARDGGCVRPGCTETRVERLHAHHLTPWRLGGRTDVSAMVLLCDTDHGLVHDEGIELAHRGRELVAHDRSGQRVWGPADPAFTTGLTTGETSRPLLTLVPDASLPDAMPAGGERMDLGHVVWALLAHRDHLRRTAS, encoded by the coding sequence ATGGGTGCAGTCGTGGCGGTGCGGGACGTGTCGGGGCCGGACGTGGCGGAGCGCGGGTCGGTCGGGCGGTCGATCGAGGAGCTGGCCCGGGAGATCCGGTCCGGTGCGGTGCGGCTGGCGGCGGCGACCGCAGCCTGGTTGCGGCTGGTCGCGGAGTTCGACGCCCGGGAGGGCTGGGGCGAGGTCGGCGTCAAGAGCTGTGCGCACTGGCTGGCCTGGAAGTGCGGGATGGGTCCGGGAGCCGCCCGGGAGCACGTCCGGGTCGCCAGGGCGCTGGGCGCGCTGCCGGTGACGGCGGAGGCGTTCGCCGCCGGGAGGCTGTCGTACTCGAAGGTGCGGGCGATCACCCGGGTGGCCGACGCAGGCACCGAAGTCGAGTTGGTCGAGCTGGCCAGGCACGCCACGGCGTCCCAGGTCGAGCGGGTGGTCCGGGCCTGGCGCCGGTCGGACGCCGTCGATGAGGAGCTCGTCGCGGAGAAGCGGTCCTTCCAGTGGCACTGGGACGCCGACGGGATGCTCGTGCTGCAGGTGCGGATGGACGGCGAGGCCGGCGCCGCGCTGCTGGCGGCGGTCGAGTCACTGGCGGAACGGGACGCCCGCCGGGAACGCGCCGCCGCGACCCGGGCGGCCGCCGCCGACTGCCCGGCGGACCCCGGGACGCCCCCGCGGGAACGCATGAGTGCCCGGCGCTGCCGGGTGTTGGCCCAGCTGGCCGAGGTCGCCGCTGACACCGGACGACGAGCCGGCGACCCGCCACGCCGCGAGGTGGTGGTGCACGTGGACGCCGACGTCCTGGCCACTGACGCTGCCGCCGGGCGGGCACACCTGGAGGGTGGCCCGGCGCTCTCCCCTGCACAGGTGCGGCGGATGGCGTGCGAGGCGTCGCTGACGGTCATCGTGGAGCGGGAGGGCCGGCCGCTCGCGATGGGGCGGCGCCGGCGGCTGGCGACCGCAGCGCAGCGGCGGGCGTTGCTGGCCCGGGACGGCGGCTGCGTGCGACCGGGCTGCACCGAGACCCGGGTCGAGCGGCTGCACGCCCACCACCTGACCCCCTGGCGGCTGGGTGGCCGCACCGACGTGTCGGCCATGGTGCTGCTGTGCGACACCGACCACGGCTTGGTGCACGACGAGGGGATCGAGCTCGCCCATCGAGGTCGGGAGCTGGTCGCACACGACCGGTCCGGGCAGCGGGTCTGGGGTCCGGCCGACCCGGCCTTCACCACCGGCCTGACCACCGGCGAGACGTCGCGGCCGCTCCTGACCCTCGTGCCTGACGCGTCGCTGCCGGACGCCATGCCGGCCGGTGGGGAACGCATGGACCTCGGGCACGTCGTGTGGGCACTGCTGGCCCACCGGGATCACCTGCGGCGGACGGCGTCCTGA
- a CDS encoding GNAT family N-acetyltransferase: protein MTDAPALREAAFAELTPAELYGILRLRVDVFVVEQACPYPELDGRDAEPTTVHLWHESDDGTVLATIRVLTNGEDRSIGRVATAEHARGRGLSAQLIARGIELCAGRTIDIGAQAYLEAWYERFGFRRSGPDYVEDGIPHLPMRRAAG, encoded by the coding sequence GTGACCGATGCACCTGCGCTGCGCGAGGCGGCCTTCGCCGAGCTGACCCCGGCCGAGCTCTACGGCATCCTGCGCCTGCGGGTCGACGTCTTCGTGGTGGAGCAGGCCTGCCCGTACCCGGAGCTGGACGGCCGGGACGCCGAGCCGACCACCGTGCACCTCTGGCACGAGTCCGACGACGGCACCGTGCTCGCCACGATCCGGGTGCTGACCAACGGCGAGGACCGGTCGATCGGCCGGGTCGCGACCGCGGAGCACGCCCGGGGTCGCGGGCTGTCGGCCCAGCTCATCGCGCGCGGCATCGAGCTGTGCGCGGGGCGCACGATCGACATCGGCGCTCAGGCCTACCTGGAGGCCTGGTACGAGCGCTTCGGCTTCCGGCGCTCGGGGCCGGACTACGTCGAGGACGGCATCCCGCACCTGCCGATGCGACGGGCCGCCGGCTAG